A genomic region of Alistipes megaguti contains the following coding sequences:
- a CDS encoding site-specific integrase, with protein sequence MKNTFKVLFYVKRNAVKKTGKAPIIARITVDQAISQFNTQLEIDRRYELTRRRLKEFIKYKYSVSDMPLKDINVLFVENFLLFNENVHGCNHNTAMKFVQRLRTVVNFAKNTGMLFVDPFGNFKVKFERTDRGYLTMEEIMAIYRHTFPSRRLEQVRDLFIFNCFTALSYIDVCELQPDDISTGFDGNLWIIRKRHKTKVTALIRLLDIPIAILKKYKGKLPNGKLLPVISNQRVNDYLKEIAAMCGINKRLTFHMARHIISFYSLKTRNLQRLSA encoded by the coding sequence ATGAAAAACACGTTCAAGGTACTCTTCTATGTGAAGAGAAACGCGGTCAAAAAGACCGGAAAAGCGCCAATTATTGCCCGCATTACCGTCGATCAGGCCATCAGCCAGTTTAACACCCAACTGGAAATAGACCGGCGCTATGAGCTGACCAGGCGCCGGCTCAAAGAGTTTATCAAATACAAGTATTCCGTGTCGGACATGCCGCTGAAGGATATCAACGTCCTGTTCGTCGAGAATTTCCTGCTCTTCAACGAAAATGTCCACGGCTGCAACCACAACACGGCCATGAAATTCGTTCAGCGACTCCGCACCGTGGTCAATTTCGCCAAGAATACGGGTATGCTCTTCGTTGATCCCTTCGGAAACTTCAAGGTCAAGTTCGAACGAACCGACCGCGGGTATCTGACCATGGAGGAGATCATGGCCATCTACCGCCACACGTTCCCCTCCCGGCGACTTGAACAGGTCCGCGACCTGTTTATCTTCAACTGCTTTACGGCACTCTCCTATATCGACGTCTGCGAGCTGCAGCCCGATGACATCAGCACCGGTTTTGACGGCAACCTCTGGATCATCCGCAAACGGCACAAGACCAAGGTGACGGCATTAATCCGTCTGCTGGATATTCCGATTGCCATCCTGAAAAAGTACAAGGGAAAGCTCCCCAATGGAAAACTGCTGCCCGTAATCAGCAACCAGCGGGTGAATGACTACCTGAAGGAGATTGCCGCCATGTGCGGAATAAACAAGCGACTGACCTTCCATATGGCAAGACATATCATTTCTTTTTACTCATTGAAAACAAGAAACTTACAAAGATTATCAGCTTAA
- a CDS encoding DEAD/DEAH box helicase family protein gives MGKQLTYQELLAAYNKLLMENELLHKEVDRLQSLLCSKGTHLTQPIIKRHLSLEEKVDVFRNLFKGREDVFARRWYSRTSGKSGYQPVCRNEWDRQLCDKKRYKCTECPNRAFKPLEYEDIYRHLEGKSSDGQDVIGAYAILADNTCNFLCADFDDKSCEHGYKKDVLAYVGVCKDWNVPCSIERSRSGNGAHVWMFFEQPLPASKARRLGNTILTEATERYGRMDFKSYDRFFPNQDRLPDGGFGNLVALPLQGKARKEGNSVFVDENFMAYEDQWNYLLEIKRISEVAVDAILAKHETASELGELSTTSESKPWETPVPQKITQNDFPANPVLIRSNMLYIPLQGFSAKVVNHLKRTASFKNPEFYARQGMRLSTYNIPRIISCADMEDDYIAMPRGCEDAVVTLLEDNQVTYRIEDKTYQGKNITVEFKGKLREEQKAAITNLTAHNNGVLNATTAFGKTVTAIGLIAERQVNTLILVHTKALLAQWKSRLEEFLQIDFTEDALLKKRGRRKVFSPFGTLDSNGNSLHGKIDIALMQSCLEDSGVKPFVRDYGMLIVDECHHVSAVNFERILKYANARYVYGLTATSIRKDGHQPIIFMQCGPIRYSADAKAQMASQTFTRLLVHRFTSYRELTDDKSTYARMVQKMAEDENRNGLIIEDVCVALKEGRSPIVLTNLTAHVKTLANALIPHCKHVVTLVGSESAKEKRQKMEYLQNMPLSEPLVIVATGKYVGEGFDYPRLDTLFLALPVSWKGIIAQYSGRLHREYPGKKEVQIYDYIDIRVPMCDVMYKRRLRGYASVGYQIKSNAPIDLFNESQSVIFNGHTYQSEFFKDLHQAKRSVVISATKLWFAKHSSVLEMLKELSARGVEVVAFIKSNLEKEEKLKGIGASIRINDTLAIDVAIIDKSLIWYGNINYLGYNTDENNAIRIYDSALAENVLKVLYT, from the coding sequence ATGGGAAAACAGCTTACATACCAAGAACTGTTGGCGGCATACAACAAACTTCTTATGGAAAATGAGCTTCTTCATAAGGAGGTAGACAGACTACAGTCTTTGCTCTGCAGCAAAGGTACTCACTTGACACAACCCATTATAAAGCGACATTTGTCTTTGGAAGAAAAAGTGGATGTGTTCCGCAATCTTTTCAAAGGACGTGAGGATGTATTCGCGCGGAGATGGTACAGCCGGACAAGCGGAAAATCCGGCTACCAGCCTGTATGTCGGAACGAATGGGATAGGCAATTGTGTGACAAGAAAAGATATAAATGTACGGAATGCCCCAACAGGGCTTTCAAGCCCTTGGAGTATGAGGATATCTATCGACATCTTGAAGGGAAGAGTTCGGACGGGCAGGATGTAATCGGTGCCTATGCCATTCTTGCCGACAATACGTGTAACTTCCTGTGCGCGGATTTTGATGACAAGTCATGCGAACATGGATACAAGAAAGATGTGTTGGCGTATGTCGGGGTCTGCAAGGATTGGAATGTTCCTTGCTCCATTGAACGCTCCCGTTCCGGGAACGGCGCACATGTTTGGATGTTCTTTGAACAGCCGTTGCCTGCATCCAAGGCACGAAGGCTTGGAAATACGATATTGACGGAAGCGACAGAAAGATACGGAAGGATGGACTTCAAATCATACGACCGTTTCTTTCCTAATCAGGACAGGTTGCCTGATGGAGGATTCGGCAATTTGGTGGCGTTGCCACTGCAAGGCAAAGCCCGCAAGGAAGGGAACAGCGTGTTTGTGGACGAAAACTTCATGGCATACGAAGACCAATGGAATTATTTGCTTGAAATAAAACGGATATCCGAAGTGGCGGTTGACGCAATATTGGCAAAACATGAAACGGCTTCGGAATTGGGCGAGTTGTCTACTACCAGCGAGTCGAAACCTTGGGAGACACCTGTGCCTCAAAAGATTACTCAAAATGATTTCCCTGCCAATCCCGTCCTCATACGCTCCAATATGCTGTATATCCCCTTACAGGGATTTTCTGCAAAGGTCGTGAACCACCTAAAACGAACCGCGTCATTCAAAAATCCGGAGTTTTATGCCAGACAAGGTATGCGATTGTCCACTTACAATATTCCTCGCATCATCTCTTGTGCCGATATGGAAGACGATTACATTGCAATGCCTCGTGGATGTGAAGATGCGGTCGTTACACTTTTGGAAGATAACCAAGTAACTTATCGTATAGAAGACAAGACCTACCAAGGGAAGAATATAACTGTAGAGTTTAAAGGCAAGCTTCGTGAAGAACAGAAAGCGGCCATAACCAACTTGACTGCCCATAACAACGGAGTATTGAATGCCACCACCGCATTTGGCAAGACGGTTACGGCGATCGGTTTGATTGCTGAGCGGCAAGTAAACACGTTGATACTTGTACACACAAAAGCCTTGCTGGCCCAATGGAAATCCCGCTTGGAAGAATTCCTGCAAATAGACTTTACGGAAGATGCCCTTCTTAAGAAACGTGGTCGTAGGAAAGTCTTTTCGCCATTCGGAACATTGGATTCCAATGGAAATTCACTGCATGGAAAAATAGACATAGCCTTGATGCAATCCTGCTTGGAAGACAGTGGGGTAAAACCTTTTGTCCGGGATTACGGAATGTTGATTGTGGACGAATGCCATCATGTGTCAGCGGTAAATTTTGAACGGATACTGAAGTATGCCAACGCTCGCTATGTCTATGGATTGACAGCCACCTCAATCCGCAAGGACGGACATCAGCCTATCATCTTCATGCAATGCGGCCCAATCCGTTATTCGGCAGACGCAAAAGCTCAAATGGCATCCCAGACATTCACACGTCTGCTTGTTCATCGCTTTACTTCTTATAGGGAGTTGACGGATGATAAGTCCACTTATGCCCGGATGGTTCAGAAAATGGCTGAAGATGAAAATAGGAACGGACTTATAATAGAGGATGTATGCGTGGCTCTGAAAGAAGGACGTTCACCAATTGTACTGACCAACCTTACCGCCCATGTCAAAACATTGGCAAACGCGTTAATACCACACTGTAAACATGTGGTTACTCTTGTCGGTTCCGAATCGGCAAAGGAGAAGCGTCAGAAAATGGAATACTTGCAAAACATGCCACTATCGGAACCGCTTGTTATAGTAGCAACCGGGAAATATGTGGGTGAGGGTTTCGACTATCCCCGGTTGGACACCTTGTTCTTGGCATTGCCTGTCTCATGGAAAGGTATCATCGCGCAATATTCCGGACGGCTGCATCGGGAATATCCGGGTAAGAAAGAAGTTCAGATTTACGATTACATCGACATTCGCGTGCCGATGTGTGATGTGATGTACAAGCGTAGATTGAGAGGATATGCATCTGTCGGTTATCAGATTAAGTCAAACGCGCCAATAGACTTGTTCAACGAAAGTCAAAGCGTTATTTTTAATGGACATACATACCAAAGTGAATTTTTCAAGGATTTACACCAGGCAAAGCGTTCGGTTGTCATTTCCGCTACAAAACTTTGGTTTGCCAAGCACTCTTCCGTACTTGAGATGCTAAAAGAACTATCGGCGCGGGGTGTGGAAGTTGTCGCTTTTATCAAAAGTAATTTGGAAAAAGAGGAAAAGCTAAAAGGCATAGGAGCAAGTATTAGGATTAATGACACATTGGCTATTGACGTTGCAATCATTGACAAATCCCTGATATGGTATGGCAATATTAACTATCTTGGTTACAACACAGATGAAAACAATGCCATACGTATTTATGATTCAGCTTTGGCAGAGAATGTTTTGAAAGTGCTTTATACGTAA
- a CDS encoding ATP-binding protein has translation MRRKIYDKLLEWKKNHKGDTALLIEGARRIGKSYIVEEFARKEYASYILVDFSKVNPQVMEFFNLYLDDLDMLFMNLELYFRRKLTPRQTKDEEARSLVIFDEVQFCPRARAAIKHLVADRRYDYIETGSLISIKKNVKDIMLPSEEHAIEMFPMDFEEFLWAMGDEMLMPYIQMRFDKRLPMEAFHRRAMDYFRQYLIVGGMPQAVAKYVETRDFEKVDEVKRDILALYRNDIHKYADNQETKVAAIFEEIPGQLQKHEKKFVLSALQSEARMRDYSQAFFWLSDAKIINCCYNSTEPSIGLKLNEERTTLKCYMGDTGLLISHAFDERGIVSADLYRKLMFDKLEVNEGMLVENIVAQMLRAAGHKLYFFSNSSRTSADDRMEIDFLIAKPVTTSRHNISPIEVKSGQRYTLNSLRKCIAKYGSQLSTPYVLHDKDVKTEDGIVYLPLYMTPLL, from the coding sequence ATGAGAAGAAAGATATACGATAAACTGTTGGAATGGAAGAAGAACCATAAAGGTGATACCGCCCTTCTGATAGAAGGAGCCAGACGTATAGGAAAAAGCTATATCGTGGAAGAATTCGCACGTAAGGAATATGCGTCTTACATTTTGGTGGATTTCAGTAAGGTAAATCCGCAAGTGATGGAGTTTTTCAACCTTTATTTGGATGACCTCGACATGCTTTTCATGAATTTGGAGCTTTACTTCAGGCGGAAGCTTACTCCACGTCAAACGAAAGACGAAGAAGCCCGTTCTTTAGTCATATTCGATGAAGTACAGTTTTGTCCTCGTGCCCGTGCAGCCATCAAGCATTTGGTGGCGGACCGACGTTATGATTACATTGAGACGGGTTCACTGATTTCGATTAAGAAGAATGTCAAGGACATTATGCTGCCTTCCGAAGAACACGCCATCGAAATGTTTCCGATGGACTTTGAGGAATTTTTGTGGGCTATGGGAGACGAGATGCTGATGCCTTACATACAGATGCGGTTTGACAAACGTCTTCCTATGGAGGCTTTCCACCGCCGGGCAATGGATTATTTCCGGCAATACTTGATTGTCGGGGGTATGCCGCAGGCTGTCGCCAAATATGTGGAAACGCGGGATTTTGAAAAGGTAGATGAGGTGAAGCGTGACATATTGGCTCTTTATCGCAATGACATTCACAAATATGCAGACAATCAGGAAACCAAAGTTGCCGCTATTTTTGAGGAAATACCGGGACAGTTGCAGAAACATGAAAAGAAGTTTGTTTTGTCCGCCTTGCAGAGCGAAGCCCGTATGCGTGACTATTCGCAGGCTTTCTTTTGGTTAAGTGACGCCAAAATCATTAACTGCTGTTATAACTCAACGGAGCCTAGTATCGGGCTGAAACTGAATGAAGAACGCACCACGCTGAAATGCTACATGGGCGATACCGGACTGCTCATCAGCCATGCTTTCGACGAGCGGGGAATAGTAAGTGCAGACCTTTATCGGAAGCTGATGTTTGACAAGCTGGAAGTGAACGAAGGTATGCTGGTGGAGAACATCGTAGCGCAGATGCTTCGTGCGGCAGGACACAAACTTTATTTCTTCAGCAACAGTTCACGGACATCGGCAGATGACCGCATGGAGATTGATTTCCTGATAGCCAAACCTGTAACGACCAGCAGGCATAATATTTCCCCCATAGAGGTGAAGTCCGGGCAACGTTACACACTGAATTCATTGAGAAAGTGCATAGCCAAGTATGGCTCCCAGTTATCCACACCCTACGTGCTTCACGACAAGGATGTGAAAACAGAAGATGGCATTGTGTACCTACCTTTATATATGACACCGTTGCTTTGA
- a CDS encoding sigma-54 dependent transcriptional regulator — protein MGRIIVVEDNLTFSGYVCRLLKSKGFQAVSASTCNGAHKLFAKMCEDDIVLADLRLNDGDGILLLDELRKQGKRNPYIIMTDYDEVPTAVRSMKSGAEDYIPKKLIEDNLFPLLKTLQKRTERHETPIHERQSAAFREIDHKIKLVAPTNMSVLVLGENGTGKEHIAEKIHTMSKRAGKPFVAVDCGLLSKELAASALFGHEKGAFTGADAKQKGYWEEADGGTLFLDEIGNLPAEVQQMMLRALETKRYRPIGGNKEKAADVRIIAATNEDMQSAIAEKRFRQDLFHRIKEYTLNIPPLRECCEDIMPLAEFFRELANKEFGKQVKGFDAEARKRMLAHPWSGNVRELKGTVRSAVLFTDGDVITADKLNFEEPLLSGEASLSLKNVEMEKRQIIRALKQADGNRSLAAELLGIGRTTLYGKMKQYGIKYKE, from the coding sequence ATGGGAAGAATAATTGTTGTGGAAGACAACCTCACTTTCTCCGGCTATGTATGCAGGCTGTTGAAAAGCAAAGGTTTCCAAGCCGTCAGTGCGTCCACTTGCAACGGGGCACACAAACTGTTCGCCAAGATGTGCGAGGACGATATTGTGCTCGCCGACCTGCGCCTGAACGACGGTGACGGCATCTTGCTGTTGGATGAACTTCGCAAACAAGGGAAACGCAATCCCTACATCATCATGACGGACTATGACGAAGTGCCAACCGCCGTCCGGTCGATGAAGTCGGGTGCGGAGGATTATATCCCGAAGAAGCTAATTGAAGACAATCTCTTTCCTCTCCTGAAAACCTTACAGAAAAGGACAGAACGGCACGAAACGCCCATTCACGAGCGGCAGAGTGCGGCTTTCCGTGAAATAGACCACAAGATAAAATTGGTCGCACCAACCAACATGAGCGTGTTGGTGCTGGGCGAGAACGGAACGGGAAAGGAGCACATTGCCGAGAAAATACATACAATGAGCAAACGGGCAGGCAAGCCTTTTGTCGCTGTAGACTGCGGCTTACTGTCGAAAGAGCTTGCTGCGTCCGCACTGTTCGGACATGAGAAAGGAGCGTTTACAGGTGCGGATGCCAAACAGAAAGGTTATTGGGAGGAAGCCGACGGAGGTACGCTGTTCCTTGACGAGATAGGCAACCTGCCAGCCGAAGTACAACAGATGATGCTCCGGGCATTGGAAACCAAACGGTATAGACCCATAGGCGGCAACAAGGAAAAGGCAGCAGACGTGCGCATCATAGCCGCCACCAACGAGGATATGCAGTCTGCAATCGCCGAAAAGCGTTTCCGTCAGGACTTGTTCCACAGGATAAAGGAATACACGTTGAACATACCGCCGTTGCGTGAGTGCTGTGAGGACATCATGCCGCTTGCGGAGTTCTTCCGTGAACTTGCCAACAAGGAGTTCGGCAAACAGGTGAAAGGCTTTGACGCGGAGGCAAGGAAGAGGATGCTCGCCCATCCGTGGAGCGGCAATGTGAGAGAACTGAAAGGAACTGTACGTTCGGCGGTGCTGTTCACCGACGGGGATGTGATAACGGCTGACAAACTGAATTTTGAAGAACCTCTGCTGTCGGGAGAAGCATCCTTGTCCTTGAAGAACGTGGAAATGGAAAAGAGGCAGATAATCCGTGCTCTGAAACAGGCGGACGGCAACCGCTCGCTGGCTGCTGAACTGCTCGGCATCGGGCGCACCACACTATACGGCAAGATGAAACAATACGGCATCAAGTACAAGGAATAA
- a CDS encoding hybrid sensor histidine kinase/response regulator gives MASILIHERQRISEIDSQNSEVQQAIRDIHNVHRYITRLTMLGESVIDWNRTDCSHYRIQRLCTDSLLQALKFHCAAYVYPAQIDTLRSLLASKEEHLRHIMSVFEWQEEADSLLVNLLPEVAKRATSLRTVQQKKKGIAGFFGGKKTVQVLPSAQELHEFGDSLIALQRKQATEMDAYTDSLRIRNRTLNTQLNRLVSDLDRQALGAFIQKERKMAEAQSLSVRLFTATISAAIILLFLSYLTIHRELKRNADEKKKREKLIGKLQESNAKNEELLRLRRNLIQNVSHELRTPLTAISGNAELLLNDDNKDSRVRHAETIKTSAGRMASMLNSLLDYFRLDSRKVTILSKPFRLNLIADTLETEFTMQAKSKHLTLTVCNYANEVVDGDKNRILSIGGNLLSNAIKFTDNGTIALATRYKGGVFTLTVEDTGTGISEEQKERIFKPFERLGNAATQDGFGLGLPIVKQLVELMNGRISVESVKDKGSKFTVVLPLPKTEETESDGKKEQVQDIISNYSVMVIDNDLVTLSMIRDMLVQNGISCDTCLTVEELTDKMRGKDYDILITDLKMPDMNGYEVLELLRTSDIGNSRTIPIVVVTAAGFITEEELKSAGFTAMLGKPFSIAELLNVVSQYANKEHRQLLDFSALLTFGDRRHTLERLVTETEKEMDEVQNAAKEKNMEALDGWVHHLRSSWMLMKAEQPLQELYAVIHSDSPTDGEITHAVNAVLAQGKMIVDLARKEAKRWEE, from the coding sequence ATGGCATCAATTCTGATACACGAGCGACAACGAATATCAGAAATTGATTCACAAAACAGCGAAGTACAGCAAGCTATACGTGATATTCACAATGTCCATCGATATATCACTCGGCTTACCATGTTGGGAGAGAGTGTCATTGATTGGAACAGAACAGACTGTAGTCATTACCGTATCCAACGTCTGTGTACAGATAGTCTGTTGCAAGCATTGAAGTTTCATTGTGCAGCATATGTGTATCCAGCGCAGATAGACACTCTTCGCTCTCTACTGGCAAGCAAAGAGGAACATCTGCGGCATATCATGTCGGTATTTGAATGGCAGGAAGAAGCCGACAGCCTTTTAGTGAATCTCTTGCCAGAAGTAGCTAAACGTGCGACCAGTCTGCGCACCGTACAGCAGAAGAAAAAGGGCATCGCAGGTTTCTTCGGCGGCAAAAAGACCGTACAAGTACTTCCCTCAGCCCAAGAGTTGCACGAGTTTGGCGACAGCTTGATTGCCCTGCAACGGAAACAGGCGACGGAGATGGATGCCTACACCGACAGCCTTCGCATACGTAACCGGACATTGAACACCCAACTGAACCGTCTTGTCAGCGACCTTGACAGGCAGGCATTGGGGGCGTTCATACAGAAAGAGCGGAAGATGGCGGAGGCGCAAAGCCTATCCGTCAGGCTGTTCACCGCTACCATATCGGCAGCCATCATCCTGCTGTTCCTGTCCTATCTCACCATCCATAGGGAACTGAAACGCAACGCGGACGAAAAGAAAAAGCGTGAAAAGCTTATCGGCAAATTGCAGGAGAGCAACGCCAAGAACGAGGAACTTCTACGCTTGCGGCGCAACCTCATACAGAACGTAAGCCATGAACTGCGTACACCTTTGACCGCCATCAGCGGCAACGCCGAACTTTTGCTGAACGATGACAACAAGGATAGCCGAGTGCGCCATGCGGAAACAATAAAGACTTCGGCAGGACGCATGGCATCCATGCTGAACAGCCTCTTGGACTATTTCAGGTTGGACAGCAGGAAAGTGACAATCCTATCCAAACCATTCAGGCTAAACCTGATAGCGGATACTCTTGAAACGGAGTTTACCATGCAAGCAAAGTCAAAGCATTTGACCTTGACCGTTTGTAACTATGCGAATGAAGTAGTGGACGGCGACAAGAACCGTATTTTGAGCATAGGCGGCAACCTGCTTTCCAATGCCATCAAATTCACGGACAACGGCACTATTGCTCTGGCAACCAGATACAAGGGCGGTGTTTTTACGCTGACGGTGGAGGATACGGGTACGGGCATCAGCGAAGAACAAAAGGAACGGATATTCAAGCCTTTCGAGCGGCTGGGCAATGCCGCCACGCAGGACGGCTTCGGGTTGGGACTTCCCATCGTGAAACAGCTTGTGGAACTGATGAACGGACGTATATCGGTGGAAAGCGTAAAGGATAAAGGCAGCAAGTTCACCGTTGTTCTTCCATTGCCGAAAACCGAAGAAACAGAATCTGACGGGAAGAAAGAACAGGTGCAAGACATTATTTCAAATTACAGCGTAATGGTGATAGACAATGACCTTGTGACGCTCAGCATGATACGGGATATGCTTGTACAGAACGGCATAAGTTGTGATACTTGCCTGACGGTAGAAGAATTGACGGATAAAATGCGCGGAAAGGATTATGACATCCTAATAACCGATTTGAAGATGCCTGACATGAATGGTTACGAAGTGCTGGAACTCTTACGCACATCCGACATCGGCAACTCACGCACGATTCCAATTGTGGTTGTAACGGCGGCAGGGTTCATCACGGAGGAAGAACTGAAATCGGCAGGGTTCACCGCCATGCTCGGTAAACCGTTCTCCATTGCCGAACTACTGAATGTAGTAAGCCAATATGCCAATAAAGAGCATAGACAACTGCTCGACTTCTCGGCTTTACTCACCTTTGGCGACAGGCGACATACATTGGAACGGTTGGTAACGGAAACGGAGAAAGAAATGGATGAAGTGCAGAACGCGGCGAAAGAGAAAAACATGGAGGCATTGGATGGCTGGGTACACCACCTCAGAAGTTCATGGATGCTGATGAAAGCGGAACAGCCGTTGCAGGAATTATATGCCGTAATTCACAGCGATAGTCCAACGGACGGAGAGATAACACATGCAGTTAATGCTGTATTGGCACAAGGTAAAATGATTGTGGACTTGGCAAGAAAGGAAGCGAAACGATGGGAAGAATAA
- a CDS encoding ABC transporter ATP-binding protein, with protein MNAIKNITIGHTERLYKPVGYTMLANLVNIVPFCLSIEAIRIIFSAFDGSGQPLDTTRLWWIFGIMAVYMLVMALAERASYRANFRGAYEMSASGRLSLAEHLRKLSLGFLSKRDPGDLSSMLVTDFMMAETGISHHLPQLMGAIVMPVLAFASLVWIDWRMAVSMFAALPLALLVLWASTKAQRKLSGRQIQAKINAGNRLEEYLQGIRVMKAYNLIGDRFVRLRDAFAELRRACIRQEALLGPFVLLSITLVRAGLTMMVLCGTYLLLGGKLSILIFVLFLVVGSRVFDPLTSALTNFTEFRYFSIAGGRILSLMNEPEMKGERQSPAAGDIRFEHVSFAYQDKEVLHDINITLPKNSLTALVGPSGSGKSTVMKLCARFYDPQKGCIFFNGVPMNEINPESLMSHISMVFQDVYLFQDTIRNNIRFGKTDATEEEIIAAAKKACCHDFIMRLPKGYDTLVGEGGCTLSGGEKQRISIARAMLKDAQIILLDEATASLDPENEVEVQKAIDALIKGHTVIAIAHRLKTIKGADQIIVLDNGRIREKGTHETLMQAKGLYAQLWNIQEQISGWKL; from the coding sequence ATGAATGCAATAAAGAATATTACAATAGGTCACACGGAAAGACTTTACAAGCCGGTGGGTTACACCATGCTTGCCAACTTAGTGAATATAGTACCGTTTTGTCTTTCTATAGAAGCGATACGTATCATTTTCAGTGCATTTGACGGGAGCGGACAGCCGCTTGACACGACCCGCCTGTGGTGGATATTCGGCATTATGGCTGTTTATATGCTGGTCATGGCTTTGGCAGAACGGGCATCCTACCGAGCCAATTTTAGAGGAGCATACGAGATGAGCGCTTCGGGACGTTTGTCACTGGCGGAGCACTTGCGGAAACTATCGTTGGGCTTTTTGTCGAAACGTGATCCGGGTGATTTGTCGTCTATGCTTGTTACGGACTTCATGATGGCAGAAACCGGAATTTCGCACCACCTGCCCCAACTTATGGGTGCCATAGTCATGCCCGTACTGGCTTTTGCTTCGCTTGTATGGATAGATTGGAGGATGGCGGTCAGTATGTTTGCCGCCTTGCCGCTTGCCTTGCTCGTCCTGTGGGCAAGCACAAAGGCACAGCGGAAGTTAAGCGGCAGGCAAATTCAAGCAAAAATAAATGCTGGAAATCGGTTGGAAGAATACTTACAGGGTATTCGTGTAATGAAAGCGTACAATCTGATAGGTGACCGCTTTGTTAGGTTGCGCGATGCTTTTGCGGAACTTCGCCGTGCTTGCATCCGTCAGGAGGCCTTGTTAGGCCCGTTCGTCTTGTTGAGCATCACTTTGGTACGTGCTGGGCTGACAATGATGGTATTATGTGGAACTTATCTTCTGTTGGGAGGAAAACTTTCAATCCTTATATTTGTGCTGTTCCTTGTGGTCGGTTCTCGTGTGTTCGACCCGCTGACTTCCGCCCTGACAAACTTTACCGAGTTCCGCTATTTTTCCATTGCCGGTGGACGCATCCTTTCCTTGATGAACGAGCCGGAGATGAAAGGAGAACGGCAATCCCCGGCAGCGGGCGACATCCGGTTTGAACACGTATCGTTTGCCTATCAAGACAAGGAAGTGTTGCATGATATAAACATTACGCTCCCGAAAAACTCCTTGACGGCTCTTGTCGGTCCTTCGGGAAGCGGGAAAAGTACGGTGATGAAGCTTTGCGCCCGTTTCTACGACCCACAGAAAGGATGTATCTTTTTCAATGGAGTTCCGATGAACGAGATAAATCCCGAAAGCCTAATGAGCCACATCTCTATGGTGTTCCAAGATGTCTATCTGTTTCAGGACACCATACGCAATAATATCCGCTTTGGTAAAACTGACGCGACGGAAGAAGAAATTATAGCCGCAGCTAAAAAAGCCTGTTGCCATGATTTCATCATGCGGTTGCCCAAAGGATATGACACCTTGGTAGGCGAAGGAGGGTGTACCCTTTCGGGCGGAGAAAAGCAACGCATATCCATAGCCCGTGCCATGCTGAAAGACGCACAAATCATCCTGCTTGATGAAGCGACCGCCTCACTTGACCCCGAAAATGAAGTGGAAGTACAGAAAGCCATAGATGCACTCATCAAAGGGCATACTGTCATTGCCATTGCGCATAGACTTAAAACCATTAAGGGCGCAGACCAAATTATCGTGTTGGATAACGGACGGATAAGGGAAAAAGGTACGCATGAAACATTGATGCAGGCTAAAGGGTTGTATGCCCAACTATGGAACATTCAGGAACAAATCTCAGGATGGAAACTGTAA
- a CDS encoding class I SAM-dependent methyltransferase → MRKKNFLNKVLQNTSCPQGFWGRMILRGMNCFHASLANRGMKQVEWQPNWNVLDIGCGGGANLKRLLNLCPKGNIYGIDLSEESVSFAQKYNEKDLNKRCFIQQGNVCSLPYEDGFFNAITAFETVYFWSPVNIALSEVARVLREGGCFLISLEASDPELGKMWTERIDGMVVYTPAELEERLHEVGFSSIRTIRKKEEIHIIAYK, encoded by the coding sequence ATGAGAAAGAAGAATTTCTTAAACAAGGTCTTGCAAAACACAAGTTGTCCGCAAGGATTTTGGGGACGGATGATTTTGCGAGGAATGAATTGTTTTCATGCATCTTTAGCTAATCGTGGCATGAAGCAAGTGGAATGGCAGCCGAATTGGAATGTTCTTGATATAGGCTGTGGCGGTGGTGCGAATTTGAAACGTTTATTGAATTTATGTCCGAAAGGAAATATCTACGGCATAGACCTGTCAGAAGAAAGTGTTTCATTCGCCCAAAAGTACAACGAAAAAGACTTGAATAAAAGATGTTTCATACAACAAGGGAATGTTTGTTCATTACCTTATGAGGATGGATTCTTTAATGCTATCACGGCTTTTGAAACGGTCTATTTTTGGTCGCCTGTAAACATAGCGTTGTCTGAAGTGGCGCGTGTTCTCCGAGAAGGAGGTTGTTTCCTTATTAGTCTGGAAGCGAGCGACCCCGAACTTGGAAAAATGTGGACGGAACGGATAGATGGTATGGTTGTCTATACTCCGGCAGAATTGGAAGAACGGTTGCATGAAGTCGGATTTTCATCCATCAGAACAATCCGTAAAAAGGAAGAAATACATATTATAGCATATAAATAA